The following DNA comes from Deltaproteobacteria bacterium.
TCCGGCCTTTGCCCTGGAGCGGACGCAGGAACTTATTTACTCGCTCCACATGCTGAACAAGGATGGCCGCTTGCCGGCCGATATGCCGGTTTTCGTGGACAGTCCCCTGGCCATCAAGGCGACGGAAATATTCCGGCGTCATGCGGATTATCTTGATGATAACTACAAGAACCTGCTTAAAAAAGGCGAGAATCCTCTCGATCTGCCGCAGGTGCATTTTACCCAGACCACCGAGGAATCAATGGCCATCAACAATAACCCCGGCGCGGCGGTGGTGGTTTCGGCCAGCGGCATGGCCGACGCCGGCCGGATCAAGCATCACTTGCGGCATAACATCTGGCGTCCGGGCGCCAGCATCGTCTTTGTGGGCTTCCAGGCGCAGGGCACCACGGGGCGCAAGATCGTGGACGGCGCGGAAAAAGTGAAGATATTTCAGGAAGAAATTGCCGTGAAAGCCAAGATATTTACCATCAACGGCTTTTCCGCCCATGCCGGGCAAACCCAACTCATGGATTGGCTTTCCCACTTCCAGAATCCCGGCATGCAGTTATTTCTGGTCCACGGCGAGCAGACATCCCAGCAGGTACTGGCCAACCTGATCCGGGAACGTTTCAAATTTCAGGTTTTCATCCCCGACTACCTGGAAGAGGTAACCTTGAAGCCGGGCGCTGAGCTCAAGCGGGTGAAATATCCAGAAAAAGCGGCCCCCCGCATTGATTGGGCTTACATCTTCGGTGAGCTCGACGCCAAGATGGCTCAGTTGCAGGCCCGGCGGGGTCAGTTGGAGAACAAGACCTGGGTGGAACAGACGGATATCCGCGAGAAGATCCTGGAGCTGAATCGGGACATGATGGCAGCGATATCGGAGATCTGAAATTCTCCCTATGAGAGCAAATGCCCGGAAGATAAACGTTATTTTATTACTGTTAGGTATTTCTTTCGCGCCGGTTCCTGTCGCTGCCACCGTTTTCCACGATGCCTTGGGCAGAAAGGTCAACATCGCTTCTTTCCCGCAAAGAATCGTCTCCCTCGCTCCCGGCATTACAGAGACTCTTTATGCCCTGGGACTGGATAAAGAGATTGCCGGCGTAACGACTTTCTGCACCTACCCGGAGGCGGCCCGGTTGAAACCGCGTGTCGGCGGCTTCACGAATATCTCCGTGGAGAAGATCATTTCCTTGAATCCGGACCTGGTAATCGGCACCGCCGACGGGAACAGGCAGGAGACGGTGGCCAAGCTGGAGTCGCTGGGCATTCCGGTTTATGTTACCAACCCGAAAACGCTGGCCGAGATACTGGCCGTTGTGCTGCAGGTAGGCTTGATTACAGGAAAGGAAACAGTCGCCCGTAAGCTGACGGCTGATCTGCAAAACAGGGTTAAGCATCTGACGGCGCTGGTCGCCGCGCAGAAGAAAGTGCGTGTGTTCTTTCAGGTCGGTGGCCAACCGCTCATCACCGTGGGCCGGGACACCCTGCACAACCAGTTGATTAATCTGGCCGGAGGCGTCAATATCGCCGGCCGGGAAAAAACCCTCTATCCACGTTACAGCGTGGAGGAGGTAGTGGCGCAAGAGCCCGAGGTGATCCTCTTTTCCTCCATGAAGTATGCCGAAGATGTCACCAGCGTCTGGGGCCAGTGGCGTAAGTGGCCGAATATACCAGCGGTCCGGGATAACAGGCTTATTATCATAGACACGGATTTAATTGATCGCGCCTCGCCCCGGATTGTGGATGGCCTGGAGGCCATGGTCAAGGCGCTTCATCCCGAGGTCATGATGGCCTCGCCAAAAGTCGAAAATGCCCCAAAAACGTCATTCCGGTGAAAACCGGAATCCAGAAATTTCAACGCGTTACAAAAATACTGGACACCGGTTTTCACCGGTGCGACGACTTTTGACGAGGTTGTCAACTATAGCGAAAGGTAATAAATATGCTGTCGGAAGAAAAGGTCATTACGAGATTTGCGCCGTCGCCCACCGGTTACCTGCACATCGGGGGGGCCAGGACATCCCTGTTTAACTGGCTCTATGCCCGACATCACCAGGGGCAGTTTATCTTGCGGATAGAGGATACGGATCAGGCCCGTTCTACCGAGGAGTCAACGCAGGCCATTCTCGATGCCATGACCTGGCTCGGCATGAACTGGGATCAGGGGCCTTACTTCCAGGCCGAGCGGGTTGAGCTGCACCGGGAAAAGGTGCAGGAACTGATCCGGTCCGGCAAGGCCTATTATTGCGTTTGCACGCCTGAAGAGCTGGAGGAAAAGCGCAAGCGCGCCCTGGCGGCACAACGAAAGCCCAAGTACGACGGCGCCTGTCGTGAGAAGCAGCTTGGGAAAGGGCCGGGCGCCGTCGTCCGGTTTCGCTGCCCCCAGGCCGGGACCACGGTGGTCCGGGACCTGATCAAGGGCGTGGTGACCTTCAATAACGAAGAGCTCGATGACCTCGTCATTGAAAGGAGCGACGGTTACCCGACCTATAATTTCGCCGTCGTGGTGGACGACGCCGAGATGGGCATCACCCACGTCATCCGCGGCGATGACCATCTGAACAATACGCCGCGGCAAATCCTGCTTTACGAGGCGCTGGGGCATCCCATTCCCCATTTCGGGCACGTGCCCATGATTCTGGGCGCCGATAAAACGCGGCTCAGCAAAAGACACGGCGCTACCTCGGTGATGGCTTATAAGGAGATGGGCTATCTGCCGGAGGCCTTAGTCAATTATCTGGTCCGGTTAGGGTGGTCGCATGGCGATCAGGAGATATTTTCCCCTGAGGAACTCGTGCAGTTCTTTGAGCTGGGGCAAGTGGGCAAGGCGGCCGCCGTCTTCAACCCGGAAAAACTGCTCTGGCTGAATCAGCATTACATCAAGACTTCTCCCATCGAGCGCTTGACGACGGAGATAGAACCATTTCTGGCCCAGTCAGGAATTGTCAATCCCGAGCGATCCTTTACTGCCCAGGTCGTCAAGGACCTCCATGTCCGTGCCAAGACTCTGGTCGAGATGGCCGCAGCGGCCGCCTTTTACTTTCAGGAGCCGGTTACCTTCGACGAGATAGCAATTAAAGCCTTGCCCGCTGCTGCCGTAAGCCATCTGGAAGCGATCGCCGCGGGCCTTCCCGCGCTGCCGGAATATACCAAGGAAGGTATCGAGACGTTGCTGCGGGACCTTGCGGTAAGCATGGATACGAAGCTCAAGTTCATCGCCCAGTCCCTCCGGGTAGCCCTGACGGGCAAGACGGTGAGTCCCGGCCTGGACGAGGTGATGCTCACACTCGGTAAAAGCAAGGTGACGGAGAGAATCAGGCGGGCCGTGGAATATATCAATAATTACATGCAATAGTAAAGTTCGCCCTG
Coding sequences within:
- a CDS encoding cobalamin-binding protein; amino-acid sequence: MRANARKINVILLLLGISFAPVPVAATVFHDALGRKVNIASFPQRIVSLAPGITETLYALGLDKEIAGVTTFCTYPEAARLKPRVGGFTNISVEKIISLNPDLVIGTADGNRQETVAKLESLGIPVYVTNPKTLAEILAVVLQVGLITGKETVARKLTADLQNRVKHLTALVAAQKKVRVFFQVGGQPLITVGRDTLHNQLINLAGGVNIAGREKTLYPRYSVEEVVAQEPEVILFSSMKYAEDVTSVWGQWRKWPNIPAVRDNRLIIIDTDLIDRASPRIVDGLEAMVKALHPEVMMASPKVENAPKTSFR
- a CDS encoding MBL fold metallo-hydrolase produces the protein MKIKFMGAAKTVTGSCYVVETNGHRFAVDCGMHQGNMEIEKRNWDMEPYAPKTIEFCLITHAHIDHSGLLPRLVKEGFRGPIYTTPPTKDLLEIILLDSAHIQEMEAQWKSKKRARHGDNNLDALYTQKDAALTFPLIKAVTYESPFSPFPGLKINFRDAGHILGAAMLEIWVEENGAPSKLVFSGDIGRAAQLLVKDPSIENTADFLFMESTYGNRNHKNEADSLDELAEAIAYSYKNKEKVIIPAFALERTQELIYSLHMLNKDGRLPADMPVFVDSPLAIKATEIFRRHADYLDDNYKNLLKKGENPLDLPQVHFTQTTEESMAINNNPGAAVVVSASGMADAGRIKHHLRHNIWRPGASIVFVGFQAQGTTGRKIVDGAEKVKIFQEEIAVKAKIFTINGFSAHAGQTQLMDWLSHFQNPGMQLFLVHGEQTSQQVLANLIRERFKFQVFIPDYLEEVTLKPGAELKRVKYPEKAAPRIDWAYIFGELDAKMAQLQARRGQLENKTWVEQTDIREKILELNRDMMAAISEI
- the gltX gene encoding glutamate--tRNA ligase, which translates into the protein MLSEEKVITRFAPSPTGYLHIGGARTSLFNWLYARHHQGQFILRIEDTDQARSTEESTQAILDAMTWLGMNWDQGPYFQAERVELHREKVQELIRSGKAYYCVCTPEELEEKRKRALAAQRKPKYDGACREKQLGKGPGAVVRFRCPQAGTTVVRDLIKGVVTFNNEELDDLVIERSDGYPTYNFAVVVDDAEMGITHVIRGDDHLNNTPRQILLYEALGHPIPHFGHVPMILGADKTRLSKRHGATSVMAYKEMGYLPEALVNYLVRLGWSHGDQEIFSPEELVQFFELGQVGKAAAVFNPEKLLWLNQHYIKTSPIERLTTEIEPFLAQSGIVNPERSFTAQVVKDLHVRAKTLVEMAAAAAFYFQEPVTFDEIAIKALPAAAVSHLEAIAAGLPALPEYTKEGIETLLRDLAVSMDTKLKFIAQSLRVALTGKTVSPGLDEVMLTLGKSKVTERIRRAVEYINNYMQ